One genomic segment of Kordiimonas sp. SCSIO 12603 includes these proteins:
- a CDS encoding HupE/UreJ family protein produces the protein MRLLFGLLLLIFSLPTSAHEGRPVYVEVIEGTEKQWQLRWKIPPVLPTGAEPNIDLIGDCQLTAGTHRPQLLGAKFYECRGSVAAVTLTYPHTNPALSTLVLYQKFSGEEHTIIKGPEELTIPLPKARTFWSVAYDYTIIGADHILEGYDHLLFVLCLMLLAATPKRVLLTVTGFTLGHSITLGMSALAQLSLPPELVEPLITFSILMLAAEIMKGDKTTLTYRYPILVAAGFGLLHGFGFGGALTEIGLPYGLQLQALAFFNIGVEIGQIVFVLLAYGFYWLLLHIKPLTPHKKRLHKLALYPTGSVAAFWTIERIISVLG, from the coding sequence ATGCGCCTGCTGTTCGGATTATTACTACTTATTTTCTCTTTACCCACCAGTGCGCACGAAGGCAGGCCTGTTTATGTGGAGGTAATCGAAGGAACGGAGAAACAGTGGCAGCTACGCTGGAAAATCCCGCCTGTACTGCCCACAGGGGCTGAACCCAACATTGACCTGATCGGAGATTGTCAGTTAACCGCAGGCACCCACCGTCCTCAGCTTCTTGGTGCAAAGTTTTATGAATGTAGGGGCAGTGTTGCAGCGGTTACGCTCACCTACCCTCATACCAACCCTGCGCTTTCCACGCTGGTTCTGTACCAAAAGTTTTCAGGGGAAGAACACACGATTATTAAAGGCCCCGAAGAGCTTACAATTCCTCTTCCCAAAGCACGCACCTTTTGGAGCGTGGCCTATGATTATACTATCATCGGCGCAGACCATATTCTGGAAGGGTATGACCATCTGCTGTTTGTGCTGTGCCTTATGCTGTTGGCTGCCACACCGAAGCGGGTTCTTTTAACTGTAACTGGCTTCACGCTTGGGCATTCTATCACCCTCGGCATGTCAGCACTTGCGCAACTAAGCTTGCCGCCTGAGCTGGTGGAACCCCTTATCACCTTCAGCATTTTGATGCTTGCCGCAGAAATTATGAAAGGCGATAAAACCACACTCACATACCGCTACCCTATTCTGGTGGCCGCAGGATTTGGCCTCCTCCATGGTTTCGGGTTTGGCGGCGCACTCACAGAAATTGGCCTACCGTATGGTCTCCAGCTACAGGCGCTTGCTTTCTTCAACATCGGCGTGGAAATCGGGCAGATAGTTTTCGTTTTACTGGCTTATGGTTTCTACTGGCTATTACTGCACATAAAACCGCTCACCCCCCATAAAAAACGGCTGCACAAACTCGCACTTTATCCCACAGGTTCCGTCGCGGCATTCTGGACAATTGAACGGATAATTAGCGTTTTGGGTTGA
- a CDS encoding peptidyl-prolyl cis-trans isomerase — protein sequence MRNLIKEPLVQFLVGGLLLYAFLNLKGSEPEDNPYTIEVSEEALLTYLQFQNKSFDAARSTQLLGSMDTKHRARLETDFIRDEILVREAENLGLNKDDEIIRRRLIQKMDFIIEGFATADQQITEQELKTFYEANHRDYTLPAEISFTHLFFSKEKGGLDVAKDRAEKALTALKAAGTPKADRFYFHRNYIEQPRALINDHFGSEITSHLFGAAQTGIWQGPLQSEYGYHLIYAQNIKPERQPLLEQVAARVLDDLRRTKRDQAKADAIEKLKRKYTIVHKSGTN from the coding sequence ATGCGTAACCTGATAAAAGAACCGCTGGTCCAGTTCCTTGTTGGCGGGCTGCTGCTCTATGCATTCCTGAACCTGAAAGGCAGTGAGCCTGAGGACAATCCGTATACGATTGAAGTGAGTGAAGAAGCCCTTCTCACCTACCTTCAGTTCCAGAACAAAAGCTTTGATGCAGCAAGGAGTACTCAGCTGCTAGGCAGCATGGATACGAAACATAGGGCGCGGCTTGAAACTGATTTTATCCGCGATGAAATACTGGTGCGTGAAGCTGAAAACCTCGGACTTAACAAGGACGATGAAATCATCCGGCGTCGGCTGATCCAGAAAATGGATTTTATCATTGAAGGCTTTGCCACGGCTGATCAACAGATTACGGAACAGGAACTGAAAACTTTTTATGAAGCCAACCACCGGGATTATACACTGCCTGCAGAAATCAGTTTCACCCACCTGTTTTTCTCAAAAGAAAAAGGCGGCTTAGATGTCGCGAAAGATCGCGCGGAAAAAGCACTCACAGCACTGAAAGCAGCTGGCACACCCAAGGCAGACCGTTTTTATTTTCACCGTAATTATATTGAGCAACCTCGCGCGCTTATCAATGATCATTTCGGATCAGAAATAACTTCACATCTTTTTGGGGCAGCGCAAACAGGCATATGGCAAGGGCCGCTTCAATCAGAATACGGATATCACCTGATATACGCTCAAAACATTAAGCCCGAACGTCAGCCATTGCTCGAGCAGGTAGCAGCCCGTGTGCTTGATGATCTGAGGCGCACAAAACGTGACCAGGCAAAAGCAGACGCTATTGAAAAGCTCAAGCGTAAATACACCATCGTCCACAAAAGCGGGACCAACTAA
- a CDS encoding DUF3604 domain-containing protein → MIKKLLGGCALLALSLTAAARDKEPTNLYWGDTHLHTSYSFDAFMNENKSADPDTAYRWAKGQPVIHPYNRARVQLERPLDFLVVADHAELMGVIRAINFDLVEELPEMGWWDSLYRWFAINTLNDKIEEGTAADVFVDLLPKEMANPGGDPVQDPNNRMPTRTFGNTNAIEQIAWNEIVDAAEKHNEPGKFTSLIGWEWSSIPTGANLHRIVMSPDGGDTAKQYLPYGSDESQYPEDLWAWLEATSERTGAKFLAIPHNSNISKGYMFQETTLKGEPITEEYATRRSFWEPVTEITQIKGDSETHPSLSPEDEFADFETYGFYIQNSEKPYTYKPGKGDYIRSALKTGLKLESKVGVNPYQFGVIGSTDSHSGLASADEDNFWGKMARDSIPEAKKDFGIGRRTVNGWNMAAQGLAAVWAEENTRESIFNAFKRKEVYGTTGPRMRVRFFAGWGFDGFDAEAGNIAEVGYAGGVPMGGDFSRSNEEGAAPKFLIQAVKDPVGANLDRVQVIKGWLDAGGQLHEKVFDVAWSGSRTIDANGKLPAVGDTVDRTTGKTANTIGTPELITKWSDPEFNPNERAFYYVRVLQIPTARHSLLDAIALGLDKAPEEGPEVIQERAYTSAIWYKP, encoded by the coding sequence ATGATAAAGAAATTACTTGGTGGCTGTGCGCTACTCGCGCTTTCATTAACCGCCGCGGCACGGGATAAAGAACCCACCAATCTCTATTGGGGGGATACTCACCTTCATACATCCTATTCTTTTGATGCCTTCATGAACGAGAATAAGTCTGCTGATCCGGACACTGCCTACCGCTGGGCTAAAGGGCAGCCTGTGATCCACCCCTATAACCGGGCACGGGTACAGCTTGAGCGCCCACTGGATTTCCTTGTGGTGGCTGATCATGCGGAACTGATGGGCGTGATCCGCGCTATTAATTTTGATTTGGTTGAAGAACTACCTGAAATGGGATGGTGGGATAGCCTGTACCGCTGGTTTGCTATCAACACCCTGAACGATAAGATTGAAGAAGGCACCGCAGCTGATGTTTTCGTGGATCTGCTCCCAAAGGAAATGGCCAACCCGGGTGGTGACCCGGTGCAAGATCCAAACAACAGAATGCCTACACGCACCTTTGGCAACACAAACGCCATTGAACAAATTGCCTGGAATGAAATTGTTGATGCGGCGGAAAAGCATAATGAACCGGGCAAATTCACCAGCCTCATTGGTTGGGAATGGAGCAGCATTCCAACAGGCGCCAATCTCCACCGGATTGTTATGTCCCCCGACGGCGGCGACACCGCCAAGCAGTATCTGCCCTACGGTTCAGATGAAAGCCAATACCCAGAAGACCTGTGGGCCTGGCTTGAAGCAACCTCAGAACGTACAGGCGCCAAGTTTCTGGCCATCCCACATAATTCCAATATTTCCAAAGGGTATATGTTCCAGGAAACGACCCTGAAGGGTGAGCCAATAACGGAAGAATACGCCACCCGCCGCAGCTTCTGGGAACCAGTTACCGAGATTACCCAAATCAAGGGAGACAGTGAAACACACCCAAGCCTTTCGCCAGAAGATGAATTTGCTGATTTTGAAACTTACGGCTTCTATATCCAAAACAGCGAAAAGCCTTACACCTATAAACCGGGTAAGGGAGATTATATTCGGTCAGCCCTAAAAACCGGCCTTAAGCTCGAAAGCAAAGTTGGCGTGAACCCATACCAATTTGGCGTGATCGGCTCCACCGATAGCCACAGCGGGCTGGCGTCTGCTGATGAAGATAATTTCTGGGGCAAGATGGCGCGTGATAGTATACCTGAGGCGAAAAAGGATTTCGGTATTGGCCGCCGCACGGTAAACGGCTGGAACATGGCGGCACAGGGTTTAGCTGCCGTTTGGGCAGAAGAAAATACCCGCGAAAGCATCTTCAACGCTTTCAAACGCAAAGAGGTTTACGGCACCACCGGGCCCCGCATGCGTGTGCGTTTCTTCGCTGGCTGGGGCTTTGATGGTTTTGATGCTGAAGCTGGTAATATCGCGGAAGTTGGTTATGCCGGCGGTGTGCCTATGGGTGGCGATTTCTCTCGCTCAAACGAGGAAGGCGCGGCGCCAAAATTCCTCATTCAAGCGGTGAAAGATCCGGTTGGCGCAAACCTTGACCGCGTACAAGTAATAAAAGGCTGGCTGGATGCAGGCGGGCAACTTCATGAAAAGGTATTTGACGTTGCGTGGTCGGGTAGCCGTACCATTGATGCGAATGGCAAACTGCCTGCGGTTGGCGATACGGTAGACCGCACAACAGGAAAAACCGCCAATACCATCGGCACACCTGAGCTGATAACCAAATGGAGCGACCCTGAATTTAACCCGAATGAACGCGCCTTTTATTATGTACGAGTACTCCAAATCCCAACCGCACGACACTCACTTCTTGATGCTATCGCACTGGGGCTGGATAAAGCGCCGGAGGAAGGCCCGGAAGTGATACAGGAACGTGCCTATACATCCGCTATCTGGTATAAACCATAA
- a CDS encoding M13 family metallopeptidase, with the protein MKNTLKSAVAVSALMFTAACFDTEPEQAVAIGKDKVVADVPKPQIGAWGVDLSAIKESVRPGDDFYEYVNGVWLDTTEIPSDKAHFGPYSTLNDRVLDHVRNIVDELVPASYASGTVEQKITDYYHSYVNIEKLNELGVKPLQPRLREIKQMASVDDLSVLLGKYYIRSPLSFSPQRDTADPSRYYMEVYYFGFGLPDKEYYLSEDERFIEIRKVYLSYVEKMLGFVGEDQFEQKAREILALETEMAKIQWDRKDIFDSEKTYNPINFSDLALEYPNFNWTLLFEAAGYDKFDNLNIYQPSAIKGFIKLLNEQSIETWQAYLAYRLITSNYEFLSQEIYDAYFDFHGVKLAGGTTPPPRWKRGVENIYYSDALGDALGKIYVARHFPEYAKDQVSEMTENLRTVFGKQLESTDLIGDATRAEALKKLQTLEKSIGYPDQWRDHTSIQMKPDDLYSNTDALKQAYRKKNINRLKVGAYKDDTRLFPFAINAFFDPQGNRIMFPAGILQPPYFDPAADMAVNYGAIGSVIGHEIGHGYDRRGSRFDSAGVSRNWWSADDLEKFTARTNMLVEQYSKFEALPDQFINGELTVHENAADLIGLRMAYDAYHLALDGKEAPIIDGLTGDQRFFLAFAQSYKHKYRDENLHERLKTDSHAPAKFRVNGVVRNIPEWYVAFDVKEGDALYLPPEKRVSIW; encoded by the coding sequence ATGAAAAATACATTGAAATCTGCGGTGGCGGTATCTGCGCTTATGTTTACTGCTGCCTGTTTTGATACCGAGCCTGAACAGGCTGTGGCCATAGGCAAGGATAAGGTTGTTGCTGATGTACCAAAACCTCAAATAGGAGCGTGGGGGGTTGATCTGTCAGCGATAAAGGAAAGTGTACGCCCCGGGGATGATTTTTACGAATATGTAAATGGTGTGTGGCTCGATACAACTGAAATCCCTTCTGATAAGGCGCACTTTGGCCCTTATTCCACATTGAATGACAGAGTGCTTGATCATGTCAGGAATATTGTTGATGAGCTGGTTCCTGCATCTTATGCATCTGGTACAGTAGAGCAAAAGATTACTGATTATTATCATAGCTATGTAAATATTGAAAAACTCAATGAGCTGGGTGTGAAGCCTTTACAGCCGAGACTCCGCGAGATTAAGCAAATGGCTTCGGTTGATGATCTGTCGGTTTTACTTGGCAAATACTATATCAGGTCACCTCTCTCTTTTTCGCCCCAGCGGGATACGGCTGATCCATCCAGATACTATATGGAAGTGTATTATTTTGGTTTTGGGCTGCCGGATAAAGAATATTATCTGAGCGAAGACGAACGCTTTATAGAAATTCGCAAAGTATATCTTAGCTATGTTGAGAAAATGTTGGGATTTGTTGGAGAAGATCAGTTTGAGCAAAAAGCGCGAGAGATTCTGGCGCTTGAGACTGAGATGGCAAAAATTCAATGGGACCGAAAAGATATATTCGACTCTGAAAAAACCTATAATCCGATTAATTTCTCTGACCTTGCTTTAGAATATCCCAATTTTAACTGGACGCTATTATTTGAAGCTGCAGGGTATGATAAATTCGACAATCTGAATATATACCAGCCTTCGGCAATCAAAGGTTTCATAAAACTACTGAATGAACAATCAATTGAAACTTGGCAAGCATACCTGGCCTATCGCTTAATCACATCTAATTATGAGTTCCTGTCGCAGGAAATATATGATGCCTATTTCGATTTCCATGGTGTAAAACTGGCAGGGGGAACAACGCCTCCACCCCGTTGGAAGAGAGGTGTCGAGAATATATATTATTCGGATGCGCTCGGAGATGCGCTAGGTAAAATCTATGTAGCACGCCATTTTCCAGAATATGCCAAAGATCAGGTGTCTGAGATGACTGAGAATCTGAGGACAGTTTTTGGAAAGCAGTTGGAAAGTACTGATTTAATTGGAGATGCTACCAGAGCCGAGGCTTTGAAAAAGCTACAGACGCTTGAAAAATCCATTGGATATCCGGACCAGTGGCGAGATCATACATCAATTCAGATGAAGCCAGATGATTTATATAGCAATACCGATGCCTTGAAGCAGGCTTATCGTAAGAAAAATATTAATCGGTTAAAAGTCGGCGCGTATAAGGACGACACTCGATTATTTCCTTTTGCGATTAATGCTTTTTTTGACCCACAAGGTAATAGAATCATGTTTCCAGCAGGCATTTTACAGCCACCATACTTTGATCCCGCGGCTGATATGGCGGTAAATTACGGTGCAATTGGTTCTGTTATTGGCCATGAAATTGGTCACGGTTACGATAGGCGGGGATCACGGTTCGATAGTGCTGGGGTAAGCAGAAACTGGTGGTCAGCCGATGATTTGGAGAAATTTACCGCTCGTACCAATATGTTGGTAGAGCAATATAGTAAGTTCGAGGCGTTACCTGATCAATTTATCAATGGCGAACTGACAGTTCACGAGAATGCTGCTGATCTGATTGGTTTGCGCATGGCTTATGATGCCTACCATTTAGCGTTGGACGGAAAGGAAGCTCCTATCATTGATGGCCTGACTGGCGATCAACGTTTTTTCCTCGCGTTTGCACAGTCTTATAAACATAAATATAGAGATGAAAATCTACATGAACGCCTCAAAACAGATTCGCATGCCCCAGCAAAATTCAGGGTGAACGGTGTGGTGCGTAATATACCTGAATGGTACGTGGCTTTTGATGTGAAAGAAGGTGATGCGCTATATTTACCACCGGAAAAACGGGTATCAATTTGGTAA
- a CDS encoding M13 family metallopeptidase encodes MKNLLKMSVATAALLIAGACSEGTETASAPAEEKATQVAAAKPELGTWGVDMTAQKTSVKPGDDFFQYANGTWLDTFELPADKTNYGAFNVLGDRSRDQVKAIIDELASGSYPAGSVEQKISDYYNSYMDVETINKLGIAPLQPTLDYIAGISDVAGLTEAFGRQDIDSITSPLGFGPGINRTNPDAYQMNLGFGGMGLPDKDYYFNEAERFVKIREAYVAYIEKMLTFAGVEGAAEKAQAVMALETKLAEKQWERADRRNRDKTFNPINYADLATEYPGIDWDAMFKAAGYADFADLNVSQPSAVKDAIELINTLPIEDWKAYMTFHLISDHSAVLPEEIDQAAFDFYGKTLRGQPQQRARWERAVGRVGALNALGEAIAQVYVKRHFPESSKAQMSELVENLRTALGQRIDGLEWMGDDTKVEARKKLASFNPKIGYPNKWKDLSSMEIKAGDLFGNAKSIRLYNYEDTKSRLHKKTDKDEWFMTPQTVNAYYNPAYNEIVFPAAILQAPFFDPAADPAVNYGGIGAVIGHEMGHGFDDQGSKSDSEGVQRNWWTDEDRTNFEARTKALAAQYDKFEAVPGNFVDGNFTLGENIGDLGGLAMAYHAYKLSLGGKEAPVIDGLTGDQRFFLAWAQVWKRKYREAELINRLKSDPHSPSEFRVNGIVRNMPEWYEAFGVKEGDALYLAPAERVAIW; translated from the coding sequence ATGAAGAATTTACTAAAAATGTCTGTTGCGACAGCAGCGCTTTTGATTGCGGGCGCATGCTCAGAAGGTACAGAAACTGCATCTGCTCCAGCAGAAGAAAAAGCAACACAGGTTGCTGCTGCAAAGCCTGAGCTTGGCACTTGGGGCGTTGATATGACAGCGCAGAAAACAAGCGTGAAGCCGGGGGATGATTTCTTCCAGTATGCGAACGGCACATGGCTAGACACATTTGAGCTGCCAGCAGATAAAACAAACTACGGTGCGTTCAACGTACTTGGTGATCGTTCTCGTGATCAGGTAAAAGCAATCATTGATGAACTTGCTTCTGGTTCGTACCCAGCTGGTTCCGTTGAGCAGAAAATTTCTGATTACTACAACAGCTATATGGATGTTGAGACAATCAACAAACTTGGCATCGCACCGCTTCAGCCAACGCTTGATTATATCGCGGGCATTAGCGATGTGGCTGGCCTTACAGAGGCATTCGGTCGTCAGGATATTGATAGCATCACATCGCCACTTGGTTTTGGCCCGGGTATTAACCGTACAAACCCTGACGCATACCAGATGAACCTTGGTTTTGGCGGCATGGGCCTTCCTGACAAGGATTATTATTTCAACGAAGCAGAGCGCTTTGTGAAAATCCGCGAAGCATATGTAGCTTATATTGAAAAGATGCTTACATTCGCGGGCGTTGAAGGCGCAGCAGAAAAAGCACAAGCGGTAATGGCGCTTGAAACAAAACTTGCTGAAAAGCAGTGGGAACGTGCTGATCGCCGTAACCGTGATAAAACATTTAACCCAATCAATTATGCTGATCTGGCAACAGAATATCCGGGCATTGATTGGGATGCGATGTTCAAAGCAGCAGGCTATGCTGATTTTGCTGATCTGAACGTATCACAGCCATCTGCTGTGAAGGATGCGATTGAGTTGATCAACACCCTTCCGATTGAAGACTGGAAAGCATACATGACTTTCCACCTGATCTCAGATCACTCTGCGGTTCTTCCTGAAGAGATTGATCAGGCTGCGTTTGATTTCTACGGTAAAACACTTCGCGGTCAGCCACAGCAGCGTGCGCGCTGGGAACGTGCTGTTGGCCGTGTTGGCGCCCTGAATGCGCTGGGTGAAGCGATTGCACAGGTTTATGTGAAACGTCACTTCCCTGAAAGTTCAAAAGCGCAGATGTCTGAGCTAGTGGAAAACCTCCGCACAGCACTTGGTCAGCGTATTGATGGCCTTGAGTGGATGGGCGATGACACGAAGGTAGAAGCGCGCAAGAAGCTTGCGTCTTTCAACCCGAAAATTGGCTACCCGAACAAGTGGAAAGATTTGTCTTCCATGGAAATCAAAGCGGGCGATCTGTTCGGTAACGCGAAATCTATCCGTCTTTATAACTATGAAGATACAAAATCTCGTCTTCATAAGAAGACAGACAAAGACGAATGGTTCATGACACCGCAAACAGTGAATGCTTATTATAACCCTGCGTATAATGAGATTGTATTCCCTGCGGCGATCCTTCAGGCACCATTCTTTGATCCTGCGGCTGATCCAGCTGTGAACTACGGTGGTATTGGTGCTGTAATCGGCCACGAAATGGGCCACGGTTTTGATGATCAGGGTTCCAAGTCTGACAGCGAAGGCGTTCAGCGTAACTGGTGGACTGATGAAGACCGCACAAACTTCGAAGCGCGTACAAAAGCTCTTGCAGCTCAGTATGACAAATTCGAAGCGGTTCCTGGTAACTTCGTAGACGGTAACTTCACACTTGGTGAAAACATCGGTGACCTTGGTGGCCTTGCAATGGCGTACCACGCATACAAGCTTTCTCTTGGCGGTAAAGAAGCGCCAGTGATTGATGGCCTTACTGGCGACCAGCGTTTCTTCCTCGCATGGGCACAGGTTTGGAAGCGTAAGTACCGTGAAGCAGAACTGATTAACCGCCTAAAATCTGATCCACACTCACCATCTGAGTTCCGTGTGAACGGTATCGTTCGTAACATGCCAGAATGGTATGAAGCGTTTGGTGTGAAAGAAGGCGATGCGCTTTATCTTGCACCGGCAGAGCGTGTAGCGATCTGGTAA
- a CDS encoding ATP-binding protein has translation MTPTHPTLHMLCGKIASGKSTLAAKLAAAEKTVLISEDDWLSTLYGAEMATVADYVHRSGNLRKIMGPHITALLKAGVSVVLDFPANTVGNRNWMRSITKNSGAAHTLHVLEAPDDLCLKRLKARNAAGEHVFAATEEQFHRITKHYAPPTAEEGFEVHIHKAEP, from the coding sequence ATGACACCTACACACCCAACGCTGCACATGCTGTGCGGTAAAATCGCTTCTGGGAAATCCACCCTTGCTGCAAAACTTGCTGCGGCTGAGAAAACTGTTCTTATTTCAGAGGATGACTGGCTCAGCACCCTGTACGGCGCCGAAATGGCTACAGTCGCGGATTATGTACACCGCTCTGGCAACCTCAGGAAAATAATGGGGCCACACATCACTGCGCTTCTTAAAGCTGGTGTTTCAGTGGTACTGGATTTCCCTGCTAATACAGTTGGGAACCGCAACTGGATGCGTTCAATCACCAAAAATTCTGGTGCAGCCCATACCCTTCATGTTCTTGAAGCACCGGATGATCTGTGTCTGAAACGGCTAAAAGCGCGAAATGCAGCAGGCGAGCATGTTTTTGCTGCAACAGAAGAACAGTTCCACCGTATCACCAAGCATTATGCACCACCCACCGCAGAAGAAGGGTTTGAAGTGCACATACATAAAGCGGAGCCATAA